A genomic region of Bacteroides acidifaciens contains the following coding sequences:
- a CDS encoding Lrp/AsnC family transcriptional regulator produces the protein MSALEKLDKVDLQILRTLQENARLTTKELAARVSLSSTPVFERLKRLESGGYIKKYIAVLDAEKLNQGFVVFCSVKLRRLNRDIAAEFTRIIQDIPEVTECYNISGSYDYLLKIHAPNMKYYQEFILNVLGTIDSLGSLESTFVMAEVKHQYGIHI, from the coding sequence ATGAGTGCATTGGAGAAACTGGATAAAGTAGATTTGCAAATACTCCGTACTTTGCAAGAGAACGCCCGTCTGACCACCAAAGAGCTGGCTGCACGGGTGAGTTTGTCATCAACCCCTGTATTCGAACGTCTCAAACGTCTCGAGAGTGGCGGTTATATAAAGAAGTATATCGCCGTACTTGATGCGGAAAAGCTGAATCAGGGATTTGTGGTATTTTGCAGTGTGAAGCTCAGGCGGCTGAATCGGGATATTGCTGCCGAATTTACCCGAATCATACAGGATATTCCCGAAGTGACCGAATGCTATAACATATCAGGGAGCTATGATTACTTATTGAAGATTCATGCTCCCAATATGAAATATTATCAGGAGTTTATTCTGAATGTATTAGGTACGATTGATAGCCTGGGTTCGTTGGAAAGTACTTTTGTGATGGCTGAGGTGAAACATCAGTATGGAATACATATTTAG
- a CDS encoding alpha-L-fucosidase, whose protein sequence is MKRTIIYTLFLLSFVCQQTNATHIVQNQYNSSLNQSERMSWWTHDRFGLFIHWGLYAMPARHEWVKSREKMSDEHYNRYKKLFNPDLYNPEEWAYMAKAAGVKYMVFTAKHHDGFCMWDSKYTDYKITNTPYKKDILKPLVNAFRNEGIRIGFYYSLLDWHHPDFTIDRNHPQMPQTPELLKELNKNRNMAKYREYMKNQLTELLTEFGQIDELFMDYTYAEGENGKNSKDWDAEGIVKLARKLQPQIIINNRLGLTENNQGWDYITPEQFMPQQWPTVNSQRVPWETCQTFSGSWGYHRDEYSWKSVHQLIVMLAETVSKGGNLLLNVGPTARGVFDERAIERLNGLAHWMRFHSSAIYGCTAAPTEYACPNNCILTYNPNTNRLYIHVLEWPFKSLYLKQYKGKIKYAQLLNDNSELKFRTETQKGSHMTENTGADDVIITLPVERPNVELPVIELILE, encoded by the coding sequence ATGAAAAGAACTATTATATATACCCTCTTTCTCCTATCTTTCGTTTGTCAACAGACGAATGCGACACATATTGTTCAAAATCAATATAATTCCTCATTAAACCAATCAGAACGTATGTCTTGGTGGACACATGACAGGTTTGGTCTGTTTATCCACTGGGGACTTTACGCTATGCCTGCTCGCCACGAATGGGTAAAAAGCAGAGAAAAAATGTCCGATGAACATTACAACCGTTACAAAAAATTATTTAATCCCGATTTGTATAATCCGGAAGAATGGGCGTATATGGCAAAAGCAGCCGGAGTTAAATATATGGTTTTTACGGCTAAGCATCATGATGGTTTTTGTATGTGGGACAGTAAATATACGGACTATAAAATAACCAATACACCTTATAAAAAGGATATCCTAAAGCCGTTAGTTAATGCTTTTCGTAACGAAGGCATACGTATAGGATTTTATTATTCGCTATTAGATTGGCATCATCCCGATTTCACCATTGACCGTAACCACCCCCAAATGCCACAAACCCCCGAACTCTTGAAAGAATTAAATAAGAACCGTAACATGGCAAAATACAGGGAATATATGAAAAACCAATTAACCGAATTGCTCACTGAATTTGGACAAATTGATGAACTTTTCATGGATTATACGTATGCTGAAGGAGAAAATGGAAAGAATAGTAAAGACTGGGATGCAGAAGGTATTGTTAAATTAGCACGAAAATTGCAGCCACAGATTATTATAAACAACCGCCTCGGACTAACAGAGAATAACCAAGGCTGGGATTACATTACTCCAGAACAATTCATGCCACAACAGTGGCCCACAGTAAACAGCCAACGAGTTCCTTGGGAAACCTGTCAAACATTCTCCGGTTCATGGGGTTACCATCGTGATGAATACAGTTGGAAAAGTGTACATCAACTAATTGTCATGTTAGCCGAAACTGTCAGTAAGGGTGGAAATCTATTACTAAACGTTGGCCCAACAGCAAGAGGTGTTTTTGACGAACGTGCTATAGAACGTTTAAACGGCCTGGCACATTGGATGCGTTTTCATAGTAGCGCCATTTATGGATGTACCGCCGCACCAACTGAATATGCTTGTCCCAACAATTGTATTCTCACATATAACCCCAATACTAACCGACTGTATATACACGTGTTAGAATGGCCATTCAAATCCTTATATCTAAAACAATATAAAGGAAAAATCAAATATGCTCAATTATTGAATGACAATTCAGAACTAAAATTTCGGACTGAAACCCAAAAAGGAAGCCATATGACCGAAAATACAGGAGCTGACGATGTTATCATCACTTTACCTGTAGAACGCCCAAATGTCGAGTTACCGGTTATAGAACTTATATTGGAGTAA
- a CDS encoding DUF5040 domain-containing protein, with protein sequence MKKTFLTVLLFYIFTGIAAAQNLSKTTEYNILLTGASFASPQNGWFEIGCRKLNAEAINRAIGGEAIANTANRMVNGTLYSKEELEDIDALVIMQVHNKDVYEELQLKDKYTDYEVPFDRSNYAAAYDYVIKRYLTECYELRNDTTSKYYNTPYGKPAIIVLCTHWHDCRTVYNESIRKLAAKWGFPLIEFDKYIGFSKNVLHPVTGKPFSQLYSTDIQVTEGIAYGHHPIRGEQSYMQQRMAAIFVDLMTRILPIKH encoded by the coding sequence ATGAAGAAGACATTTCTAACCGTGCTGTTATTTTATATTTTCACAGGAATAGCAGCGGCACAAAACCTGTCAAAAACAACAGAATACAATATCTTATTGACAGGAGCCTCATTCGCTTCTCCGCAAAACGGTTGGTTCGAAATCGGTTGTCGCAAACTGAATGCCGAAGCCATTAACCGAGCCATAGGCGGAGAAGCCATAGCCAACACAGCTAATCGAATGGTCAATGGCACCCTCTACTCCAAAGAAGAGCTAGAAGATATTGATGCATTAGTCATTATGCAAGTACATAATAAAGATGTTTATGAAGAACTTCAACTGAAAGATAAATACACGGATTATGAAGTACCATTTGATCGCAGCAATTACGCGGCAGCCTATGATTATGTCATCAAACGTTACCTCACGGAATGCTATGAATTACGTAATGATACTACATCCAAATACTATAATACTCCTTATGGTAAACCTGCAATTATTGTATTATGTACACACTGGCATGATTGTCGCACCGTTTATAATGAAAGTATCAGAAAGCTCGCCGCTAAATGGGGATTTCCTTTAATTGAATTTGATAAATATATCGGATTCTCAAAAAATGTATTACATCCTGTCACTGGAAAACCTTTCAGCCAATTATATTCCACGGATATTCAGGTTACAGAAGGCATAGCTTATGGACATCATCCTATACGGGGCGAACAATCATATATGCAGCAACGAATGGCAGCTATTTTTGTAGATTTAATGACCAGAATTTTACCTATAAAGCACTAA
- a CDS encoding right-handed parallel beta-helix repeat-containing protein yields the protein MKHLLILLLACTFSFPSRGQSIIQLSPLQGERGIQAAIEKASMNGNSILLHDGDYILHKSIDIKNCKKGIIIKGKNPGKVQLRCDKPLKGKLRPVKDTQTKSRVHPNAQGIIMEIDLSEIGINVSFFPDLMKERKNFPQLIYNNELLPLSRYPNKGYLYMKRVLDNFGTNEQGGTFEYSDPEHGKWVNAVKNGLWFTGYWRIPWQAWTVRIKEIDPNKQTVTHSVGIETKAGKDVGIFGGIGSKYHRPYGSGKEEYYVENLLEEIDQPGEWCIDFTTQKLYLFPPEHFDENLLSIVSDTTPLINIINSNHIKIENISFKNHLGDGVIIKNATECLIAGCNFKNILGDALIIQGGKQNRIQSNNFEYIGRTCIEVSGGDRKNLIACKHLIENNYFTRFGEIQRSYAPAVKLGAFTTGIGITEGNAVGITVRHNMVHNAPHAAFIYGGNNNILEYNEVFDIAQVTGDVGAFYSRWDWTSRGNVLRHNFIHHSPRANALYADDGHAGDSIYKNIVHQVVSGTIIGGGHCNYVHDNLYFDCSAAGISIDARGKKRNYNAQNPEFTHLFDVFRINKGNWDNIFPGISTFLQTDHLELPINNSIADNTFINCRCGLRKEGKDEDFQYSYFGSNTDLVIPNLKFREISILKSLKNIPRVSSITEYQLEKCGLYIDKYRTSLPDRVQLINSIKQQKKGFDSIEDQQVTNNNQ from the coding sequence ATGAAACATTTACTGATCTTATTATTAGCCTGTACGTTTTCCTTTCCCAGCCGGGGGCAAAGTATTATCCAGCTTTCTCCACTCCAAGGAGAGAGGGGCATACAAGCAGCCATCGAAAAAGCATCTATGAACGGAAACTCCATTTTACTTCATGACGGAGACTATATCCTTCATAAAAGCATAGATATAAAAAACTGTAAGAAAGGGATAATAATAAAAGGTAAAAATCCGGGAAAGGTACAGTTGCGATGTGATAAACCCTTGAAAGGAAAACTGAGACCTGTCAAAGATACTCAAACAAAAAGCAGAGTTCACCCGAATGCTCAAGGTATTATTATGGAGATAGACTTATCGGAAATAGGTATCAATGTTTCGTTTTTTCCCGATTTAATGAAAGAGCGGAAGAACTTTCCACAACTCATTTACAACAATGAGCTACTCCCTCTTTCGCGTTATCCCAACAAAGGTTATCTATATATGAAAAGGGTATTGGACAATTTCGGAACAAACGAACAGGGAGGTACTTTTGAATATAGTGATCCGGAACACGGCAAATGGGTGAATGCCGTCAAAAACGGTCTATGGTTTACAGGATACTGGCGTATCCCCTGGCAGGCCTGGACTGTACGTATAAAGGAAATAGACCCGAACAAACAAACTGTCACTCACAGCGTAGGGATAGAAACAAAGGCAGGAAAAGATGTAGGCATATTTGGCGGCATCGGTTCCAAATATCACCGTCCGTACGGTTCGGGAAAAGAAGAATATTATGTAGAGAACCTTCTCGAAGAAATAGATCAGCCGGGAGAATGGTGCATTGATTTTACAACTCAAAAATTATATCTTTTCCCTCCCGAACATTTCGATGAAAACTTGTTGAGTATTGTATCAGACACTACCCCATTGATTAACATTATAAATTCAAATCATATAAAAATAGAAAATATCTCCTTCAAAAATCATTTAGGCGATGGCGTCATCATAAAAAATGCCACAGAATGTCTGATTGCCGGATGTAACTTCAAAAATATATTAGGAGACGCATTAATCATTCAGGGAGGAAAACAAAATAGAATACAAAGCAACAACTTTGAATATATCGGTCGCACCTGTATTGAGGTATCAGGAGGTGACCGAAAAAATCTGATTGCTTGCAAACACTTAATAGAGAACAATTATTTTACCCGTTTTGGTGAAATACAGCGCAGTTATGCTCCTGCTGTAAAACTGGGAGCCTTTACTACAGGAATCGGCATAACAGAAGGCAATGCAGTGGGAATTACCGTCCGGCACAATATGGTACACAACGCTCCCCATGCAGCCTTTATTTATGGAGGAAACAACAACATCCTAGAATATAATGAAGTGTTCGACATAGCTCAGGTCACAGGTGATGTCGGAGCCTTTTATAGTCGTTGGGACTGGACTTCACGAGGCAACGTCTTACGCCACAATTTTATTCATCATTCACCACGAGCTAATGCATTGTATGCAGATGATGGACATGCGGGGGACTCAATTTATAAAAACATAGTTCATCAAGTCGTTTCCGGTACCATTATAGGAGGAGGCCACTGCAATTACGTTCACGATAATCTATATTTTGATTGTAGTGCAGCAGGCATAAGTATTGATGCCCGTGGAAAAAAACGAAATTATAATGCACAAAATCCTGAATTCACCCATTTGTTCGATGTTTTTCGTATTAACAAAGGCAACTGGGACAACATCTTCCCAGGCATAAGTACATTTTTACAAACCGACCATCTGGAATTACCCATTAATAACAGCATAGCAGATAACACATTTATCAACTGCCGTTGCGGATTACGAAAAGAAGGGAAAGATGAAGATTTTCAATATTCATACTTCGGCAGTAATACAGACTTGGTTATTCCCAACTTAAAATTCCGAGAAATATCTATTCTAAAAAGCCTGAAAAATATTCCGAGAGTTAGCTCTATAACAGAATACCAATTAGAGAAATGCGGACTATATATAGATAAATATCGCACTTCCTTACCGGATAGAGTACAATTAATCAATTCTATAAAACAACAAAAAAAGGGTTTTGATTCTATCGAAGATCAACAAGTTACTAATAACAATCAATAA
- a CDS encoding SusC/RagA family TonB-linked outer membrane protein, translating into MNSFTRIGLRSRFLLVLMIGLILPTLSVWGQNATITGKVVDPKGEPLVGVSVLEQGTTNGTVTDMNGRYSIVVQKDSSPLRFSYMGFDNQEIVPGKRRVVDVTLTENSVVIDDVVVIAYGTKKRRDMIGSVSKIKSDEMSLMQGGRFENSLQGLASGVQVVNDGMPGSTPQIKIRGIGSIASGSDPLWVVDGIVGGGSTMVNSNDIESIEVLKDAAATAIYGSRGANGVIIVTTKKGKKGGLKFDVRYEGGITPITNSDLGLASTKTYFDIMDEARANVGLNPLDPQKDIIEPYYSNWISPITREEAMNTDMDWVDLVTRMGHFHDINVALNQGGENSTTYASVNYRSDESSLKGLSMNAVSARLNSEFKKGIVTLGTQSFLKFDRKKSTNKWAIVSDKFPWRKVYDPEDPTGYWNPQMADGHPTATLDNDYQLSTGENFSFRTTLYMDVNLKWIKGLSVRADASYGYGLAQSDYWLSGLITNTGNVDGNQGNKSKKTTKSQQYHAFAKYNREWTDHGLDIVTGIEANRSYTDNAVVAGKNLSGEFQEPKIIGTMLGNNSAYIGGESYTFSFFNRIDYKFKQRYLLGASFVREGSSKFVKENRFGDFYSVSGGWIISDEAFMRNAGFISLLKLRGSYGETGNQNIPSEVTKNSYSIKSKQYYNNMQNMFLWNIANKAAKWEKNKSIDLGLDYALFDNKVNGSIAYYRRTTSDMLMRVQLPASAGITNSGGNADNNSMWANVGSMYNQGFEFDINVTLVKKDFEWNMNYNLTTNMNKVTALDASVDAKGTGIINTRPGAITKKDLALGTYFMAEWAGVDPEKGIGMIYEIDLDRYNKTGETVKTGRLIPATQSNVNKHRIIQEGKTALPKVYMGWTNNFKYKAFDLSFMFYLSLGSYTFNYHRYTKSFVGDGRNNVTADIYENSWKKPGDIAEYPQLRWQDKYNYDDNGNDKQNVTYIKHDAGHTKYLEKSAYLRLRNLTLGYTLPQRICSKINIDALRVYVSAVNLFTITSFNGYDPEVRVKNQTGANAQGAVFSGSEMPQTRIFSAGINFKF; encoded by the coding sequence ATGAATTCATTTACACGCATTGGATTACGATCTCGGTTCCTGTTGGTGCTGATGATTGGACTTATTTTACCGACATTGTCTGTTTGGGGACAGAATGCAACAATTACTGGTAAGGTCGTTGATCCCAAAGGAGAGCCTCTTGTAGGTGTTTCGGTCTTAGAACAAGGTACAACGAATGGTACTGTTACTGATATGAATGGTCGGTATAGTATTGTTGTTCAGAAAGACTCTTCTCCTCTTCGATTTAGTTATATGGGGTTTGATAATCAGGAAATTGTTCCGGGAAAACGTCGGGTTGTCGATGTCACATTGACAGAAAACTCAGTGGTGATTGATGATGTGGTGGTGATTGCCTATGGAACTAAGAAACGCCGTGACATGATAGGGTCTGTTTCTAAAATTAAAAGTGATGAAATGTCGCTGATGCAAGGTGGTCGTTTTGAGAATTCTTTGCAGGGGCTGGCTTCTGGTGTACAAGTTGTGAATGACGGTATGCCGGGTAGTACTCCACAGATAAAGATTCGCGGTATCGGTTCTATTGCATCGGGGAGTGATCCGCTTTGGGTGGTTGACGGTATTGTAGGTGGCGGTTCTACGATGGTGAACTCCAATGATATTGAATCAATAGAAGTATTGAAAGATGCTGCTGCAACCGCAATTTATGGTTCCCGCGGTGCGAATGGTGTGATCATTGTTACAACGAAGAAGGGAAAAAAAGGAGGACTTAAATTTGACGTTCGTTATGAAGGCGGTATTACTCCTATCACTAATTCAGATTTAGGACTGGCCAGTACGAAGACATACTTTGATATAATGGATGAGGCTCGTGCTAATGTGGGATTAAATCCGCTTGACCCACAGAAAGATATTATCGAACCGTATTATTCCAATTGGATTTCTCCGATAACTCGTGAGGAAGCTATGAATACGGATATGGACTGGGTTGATTTAGTGACTCGTATGGGACATTTTCACGATATAAACGTGGCCTTGAATCAAGGAGGAGAGAACTCAACGACTTATGCGTCTGTTAATTACCGCTCTGACGAGTCCAGCTTGAAAGGGCTGAGCATGAATGCGGTCAGTGCACGTTTGAATAGTGAATTTAAGAAAGGAATTGTGACTTTGGGAACTCAGTCTTTTCTGAAGTTCGACCGTAAAAAATCGACGAATAAATGGGCGATAGTTTCTGATAAGTTTCCGTGGCGCAAAGTGTATGATCCGGAAGACCCTACAGGGTATTGGAATCCACAAATGGCGGATGGGCATCCGACAGCTACCCTTGACAACGATTATCAGTTGAGTACAGGTGAGAATTTTAGTTTCCGCACAACATTATATATGGATGTTAACCTGAAGTGGATAAAAGGGCTCTCAGTTCGTGCAGATGCAAGTTATGGGTATGGATTGGCACAAAGTGATTATTGGTTGTCCGGCTTGATTACGAATACTGGCAATGTAGATGGTAACCAAGGTAATAAAAGCAAGAAAACGACTAAGTCCCAACAATATCATGCTTTTGCCAAATATAACCGTGAATGGACGGATCATGGTTTGGATATTGTAACGGGTATTGAAGCAAATAGGAGTTATACGGATAATGCTGTTGTTGCCGGTAAAAACTTGAGTGGTGAGTTTCAGGAACCCAAGATCATTGGTACAATGCTGGGAAATAACAGTGCTTATATAGGTGGTGAGAGTTACACATTCAGTTTCTTTAACCGTATCGATTATAAGTTCAAACAACGTTATTTACTTGGAGCATCTTTTGTACGCGAAGGCTCATCTAAGTTTGTGAAAGAAAATCGTTTTGGAGACTTCTATTCAGTTTCAGGTGGTTGGATTATTTCTGATGAGGCTTTTATGCGTAATGCCGGTTTTATTTCATTGTTGAAGTTACGTGGTAGCTATGGAGAGACAGGTAATCAGAACATTCCTTCGGAAGTGACGAAGAATTCGTATAGTATAAAGAGCAAGCAATATTACAATAATATGCAGAATATGTTCTTATGGAATATTGCTAATAAAGCAGCTAAATGGGAGAAAAACAAAAGTATTGACTTGGGACTTGATTATGCGCTGTTCGATAATAAAGTGAATGGTTCTATTGCCTATTACCGTCGTACGACAAGTGACATGTTGATGCGTGTGCAATTACCCGCATCCGCCGGTATCACCAATAGCGGCGGTAATGCTGACAATAATTCTATGTGGGCCAATGTTGGTTCGATGTATAACCAGGGATTTGAATTTGATATTAATGTTACTTTGGTCAAGAAAGACTTTGAATGGAACATGAACTATAACTTGACGACAAATATGAATAAAGTGACAGCACTTGATGCAAGTGTGGATGCAAAAGGAACCGGTATCATCAATACACGTCCGGGAGCGATCACGAAGAAAGATCTGGCTTTGGGTACTTATTTTATGGCTGAATGGGCAGGAGTTGATCCGGAGAAAGGTATCGGCATGATTTATGAAATAGATCTTGACCGTTACAATAAGACCGGTGAGACTGTGAAAACCGGAAGATTGATTCCCGCTACTCAATCAAACGTAAATAAACATCGTATAATTCAGGAAGGTAAAACGGCTCTTCCGAAAGTTTATATGGGCTGGACAAATAACTTTAAATATAAGGCATTCGATTTATCATTTATGTTCTATCTCTCATTAGGCAGTTATACCTTTAATTATCACAGATATACAAAATCATTTGTAGGAGATGGACGTAATAATGTGACTGCTGATATTTATGAGAACTCATGGAAGAAACCGGGAGATATTGCAGAGTATCCGCAACTTCGTTGGCAAGATAAATATAATTATGATGACAATGGAAATGACAAGCAAAATGTAACTTATATAAAACATGATGCCGGTCACACCAAGTATCTGGAGAAAAGTGCTTATTTACGTTTGCGTAATTTGACTTTAGGATATACACTTCCACAAAGAATCTGCTCGAAAATAAATATTGATGCTTTAAGAGTGTATGTCTCAGCTGTCAACCTTTTCACCATTACTTCATTTAATGGCTATGACCCTGAAGTAAGAGTAAAGAATCAAACAGGCGCCAATGCGCAGGGAGCTGTATTCTCCGGTAGTGAAATGCCGCAGACCCGTATATTCTCCGCAGGTATTAACTTTAAATTTTAA
- a CDS encoding RagB/SusD family nutrient uptake outer membrane protein, whose amino-acid sequence MKAIKNMMIALSGIALFASCDMDKFFELDRPESNPWLSVDDLEYSVADPYNTLFQNPNWQAPIGIIPYYQELVADLSTVNPQGAYEQEALYWYPRQMSTFDVTGQQFEKTFSILYRSVTGATSPLTYIEEKEKKGEPIFVNMTENDKKTLARQTGELYFMRGYTYWLISRAFVAPYDPAGGEGNNRKFIPLINRLDYSQESARNPYMGTVKEVYDQMLSDFVKAKNLMPEDYFVRGRANKFSAAMMLMRVKWLMGDKDGALEEADYVITKAEAGVAPFDLTEEPIVAFNRNAEQQYTVDPVSKEVMFECAFTESNQGNNVAIPLARMCKTGIYNFKSKTFDASNKLWLDGARGSQNWQHGGWACAYWNPRLIKYIGWAVTDDPMDLTNYVPSAEALTDKRFTQLHYFLKNYTDGGDKTIHEMAYNKTRWNAFWNDKYYRAPYGKYSQVPLIRLAEAYLTRATLVLSKNVSQALGDVNKIRQRAGLAPLKNVTEADIEKERIKEFGFENGDRLLYLVAMQKTIDGQKRNPGAVYDNPNTDGDPIPAMNPPYSTMYVPLPSIEYLYSGSYQQP is encoded by the coding sequence ATGAAAGCGATAAAAAATATGATGATAGCCTTATCCGGTATTGCACTTTTTGCTTCCTGTGATATGGATAAATTTTTTGAACTGGATCGTCCGGAATCTAATCCTTGGTTATCGGTTGATGATTTGGAATATTCTGTTGCTGATCCTTATAATACTCTTTTTCAGAATCCTAACTGGCAGGCACCTATCGGTATTATCCCTTATTATCAGGAACTGGTAGCAGATTTGTCTACGGTTAATCCGCAAGGGGCTTATGAACAGGAAGCACTTTACTGGTATCCTCGTCAGATGTCTACCTTTGATGTAACAGGACAACAATTTGAGAAGACCTTTTCAATATTATATCGTTCTGTAACAGGAGCTACTTCTCCGTTGACTTATATTGAGGAGAAGGAGAAAAAAGGAGAGCCGATTTTTGTCAATATGACTGAAAATGATAAGAAGACGTTGGCACGTCAGACCGGAGAACTATATTTTATGAGAGGGTATACCTATTGGCTGATTAGCCGGGCTTTTGTTGCTCCTTACGACCCGGCAGGCGGAGAGGGGAATAATCGTAAGTTCATTCCGTTAATCAATAGGCTTGATTATTCACAAGAGTCTGCACGCAATCCTTATATGGGAACTGTGAAAGAAGTGTATGATCAGATGTTGTCTGATTTTGTTAAAGCTAAAAATCTGATGCCTGAAGATTATTTTGTGCGTGGTCGTGCCAATAAATTTTCAGCTGCTATGATGTTGATGCGTGTAAAATGGTTAATGGGAGATAAAGACGGAGCATTGGAAGAAGCTGATTATGTGATTACTAAAGCGGAAGCCGGAGTAGCACCTTTTGATTTGACTGAAGAACCGATTGTTGCTTTTAACCGGAATGCCGAACAACAATATACAGTAGACCCAGTATCAAAGGAAGTTATGTTTGAGTGTGCGTTCACAGAAAGCAATCAGGGAAATAACGTAGCTATTCCGTTAGCTCGTATGTGTAAAACTGGTATTTATAATTTCAAGTCAAAGACATTTGATGCTAGTAATAAATTATGGTTGGATGGAGCGCGTGGCAGTCAGAATTGGCAACATGGTGGTTGGGCTTGTGCTTACTGGAATCCTCGTTTAATTAAGTATATTGGCTGGGCGGTAACAGATGATCCTATGGATTTGACGAATTATGTTCCGAGTGCAGAAGCTTTGACTGATAAGAGATTTACTCAACTGCATTATTTCCTGAAAAACTATACGGATGGAGGAGATAAAACCATACATGAAATGGCATATAACAAGACAAGATGGAATGCTTTTTGGAATGATAAGTATTATCGGGCTCCGTATGGGAAGTATTCCCAAGTACCGTTGATTCGTTTGGCGGAAGCATATCTGACACGTGCGACCTTAGTCCTTTCTAAGAATGTATCTCAAGCTTTAGGCGATGTGAATAAGATTCGTCAACGTGCCGGATTGGCTCCTTTGAAGAATGTAACTGAAGCAGATATAGAAAAAGAAAGAATCAAAGAGTTTGGTTTTGAGAATGGAGACCGCTTGCTTTATTTAGTAGCTATGCAAAAGACAATTGATGGGCAAAAAAGAAATCCGGGAGCTGTTTATGATAATCCGAATACTGATGGGGATCCGATTCCTGCGATGAATCCGCCTTACAGTACTATGTATGTGCCGTTGCCTTCCATTGAATATTTGTATTCAGGATCTTATCAACAACCTTAA